The genomic segment GCCGATGTTGCCGCCGCCCGCGTTCAGGCCGAGTGCCCAGCCCTTCTTCCGGAGCGGGAAGAAGGAGTTGATGTTGGTCATGGAGGAGGCGAAGTTGCCGCCGCCCACCCCGGTGAGCACCGCGACCAGCATGAAGGTGCTGTACGAGGTGCCGGGCTTCATCACGACCGCGGCCGCGATGGTGGGGAGCAGCAGCATCAGCGCGCTGAAGACCGTCCAGTTGCGGCCGCCGAAGCGCGCCACGGCGAACGTGTACGGGACCCGGACGAAGGCGCCGACGGCGGTCGCCATGCCCACCAGGAAGAACTTTCCGGCCGGGTCGATGCCGTACCGGGGGCCCATGAAGAGCACCAGGACCGACCACAGGGTCCAGACGGAGAAGCCGATGTGCTCGGACAGGACGGAGAAGAGCAGATTGCGGTTGGCGGTCCTGCGTCCGCCGTTCTCCCAGAACTCGGTGTCCTCCGGGTCCCACCGCTCGATCCAGCGGCTCCCCTTGCGCGGTTCCGTAGCGCGCGGTTCCGTAGCGGTGGCATGCATAACGCCTCCAGGCCCTGCCGGTGTCGGGTGTCGTCCACGACAGTAGGAACGGCCCGTTACCGCCCGATGGCCCGAGGTGACGCGGGGGGAACCATGCACTCACCCGGCGCCGGGGGGCACTGTGAGACGCCCGTCGTCGGGGTGGAGCTGCGCGGCGGGACGGACGTCACCGGATTCGGGGAGCGCCGCGAGACGCGCGTCGGGATCCGGGAGCCAGCTGCCGGCGGGCCGGTGCAGCCAGCGTCCGGCCGCCGCCAGCGTGGTCACCGCCTCGTGCAGGGCGGTCAGCCCGGGGTGGCGCAGCCCGCGGCGCCAGACCATCGAGACCAAGGCGAGCGGGACGGGCTCCACCAGCGGCCGCAGCACCGCGCCGGGCATGTCGACGAACTCGGTGGTGGCCAGTACCGGCCAGCGGTGCTTCGCCACCAGCCGGATGAACTCCGCCTCGCCCTCGATCTGCGGGAACGGCGCGGCCACCGCGATCCCCCGGCCCGCGAAGAGCCGCTCGGCGAGATCGGTCCACTCGGCGGTGGTCGGGTTCCCGGCCCCGGCGTACAGCGTCTCCCCCGCGAGCGCGTCCAGCGGGATCCGCTCCAGGCGCGCGAGCGGGTGCTCCCGCGACAGGACGACGGCCATCGGCTCGTAGCGCACCGGCCGGTGCTCGAGCCGGGACAGGGCGGCCGGGGCCAGCCCGGCGACACGGCCGAAGGAGACGTCCAGCCGGCCGGCGAGGATGTCGGCGGCGGCACCGGTGAGACCGCTGTGGAAGCGGGCGATCAGCTCACTGCCGGGGGCGGTCGCCCGCGCCTCGTCCAGGACGCGGCGCCCGGTGCTGACCGGCGCGCTGACGTCGACGAGCAGCGGCCGGTCGGCCGCCGCGAAGGCCGCGGCCAGCTCGTCGTGCGCCGCGAGCACCCGCCGCGCGTGCGGAAGAAGCCTTTCCCCGTCGGAGGTGAGTTCGACGCGCCGGGTGGTGCGGACGAACAATTCCGCGCCCAACTCCCGCTCCAGCCGCCGGATGTCACGGCTGAGGGCCTGTTGCGCCACATGGAGCGCCGCCGCGGCACGGGAGAAATGCAGTTCCTCGGCGACGGCGGTGAATGCGCGCAGCAGGCGGGGTTCCAGGTCATGAGGCACGCCGCCATTGAACACCGGCCCCTCCCTCACGGCCATTGACAACAGGAATGCGTCAATGGCCGCCGATCAGGTGTTGGACCGCGCCGGGAGCCCGCCCCGAGGCTGATCACATGCACCGTCCCGCACCGCCGCCGCTGCTGCTCATGGCCACCGGCGGCACCCTCATCGCCGCCGACCGCACCGTCAACCAACCCGACGCCGGCCGGCCGCCCCGTCGGCCCCTCCCGCCCCGGCACGTCCGTACGCCGCGGCCGCCCGGCCGCTTCGGCGCCTACCGGCGGATCTTCGCCGCTCCGGGCGCCACCGCCTTCACCGTGGGCAGCCTGCTGTCCCGCGCCCCGATGGGGATGTTCGGCGTCAGCCTGATCATCATGATCGCCACGACCCGCGGCTCCTACGCCCTCGCGGGCGCCGTGGCCGCCGCCGGCATGGCCGCGACCGCCGTCCTCGCCCCGGTCGTGGCCCGGCTCACCGACCGGTACGGGCAGGCCGGGATCGCCGTGCCCGCCACCGTGTGGTCCGTGGCGGCCTGCCTCGTCCTGCTGCTGTGTGTGCGCTACGACGCCCCGTCCTGGACGCTCTTCGCCACGTACATCGCGAGGTCCACGTCCCCGAACACCGGCGGCATGGCCCGCGCCCGCTGGGCGCACCTCTACCGCGACGACCCCGCGGCCCGCCATGTGGCCAACTCCTTCGAGCAGGTCGCCGACGAGCTGTGCTTCATGCTCGGCCCCGTCCTGGCCGCGTTCCTGTGCACGGCGCTCTTCCCCGAGGCGGGCATGCTGGTCGCGAACGTGCTGCTGCTCGCCGGCGTGCTGCTCTTCACCGCCCAGCGCGGCACGGAGCCGCCCGCCCCGGGACGCTCCGCGGCCCGTAGCGGCTCCCTGCTCCGGATACCCGGCCTGCCGGCCCTGCTGGCGGTGTTCTTCTGCACCGGGGTGATCTTCGGCGCGCTGGAGGTCACCACGATCGCCTTCGCCGACGCCCGCGGACACGCGTCGGCGGCCGGCGCCGTCCTCGCCCTGCAGGCCGCCGGATCGGGCGCCGCAGGCCTGCTCTACGGCCTGTCCCGGCCCACCGGACCCGCCACGACCCGCTTCGCGGCCTCGGTGGCGGCGATGGCCGCCCTGATGACGCTGCCGCTGCTCGCCGGCGGGCTGCCGGCGCTCGCCTGCTGTCTCTTCCTCGCCGGCTGCGCCACCGCCCCCACCATGGTCAACGGCATGACCCTGGTGCAGAGCCTCGCCCCGCCGGCCCGCCTCAACGAGGGCATGACGCTCGCCGTCACCGGCATCCTGGCCGGCATCTCCGCCGGCGCCGCCCTCGCCGGCACCGCCGCCGAACGCCTTCCCCCGGGCACCGGCTTCTGGCTCCCCGCCGCCGCGGGCGCGCCGGCCGCCGTCCTGGCCCTGCGGGTACGGAAGGGGACCACCGGAACGCGCACATGAAAAAGGCCCCACCGCGTGAGCGGCGAGGCCTTCGTCATACATGGGGTTGGTGGAGATGGCGGGAATCGAACCCGCGTCCTGTGGTGCGGAATCAGGGCTTCTCCGAGCGCAGTCCGCTGTGCTTTTCTCAGCCCTGGCAATCACGCGGACAAGTTGCCAACGGGCTCAGTCACTGTTTGGTTTCCTTCAAGCCCCCGTGACCGGGTCAAGAAGTTTAGTTCCCTTGATTATGCCAGGATCCAGGCCGGGAACAGCTCCTGGGCTGACACTCCGTAGAGCTTTCTCTCTAGCTACTTATTAGGCAGCGAGGGAGAAAGCGGAGGCATCGCGCTTGGTGTTGGCGATTATGTTTTGCGACATATGGTTAACGAGATCATTGCCGCTTCCTCGGCTCGCTTCCCCTGCTTCGACATCCCCAGTCGAAACCGATCATCCCCATGTTGATTTTTCAAAGTGTCACCGGCGCAGCCGGGCGAACCCGACAGATCCGGTGGCGCTGTACCCATCGTACGTGACCAACGCCTTGACGGGCCACTGCATTCCCGCGCGCCCGTGTCAGGCGCGCTGGCGCCTGCGGACCGCGGAGATCGCGCGGTTCGACTCGCGGGTGTCCTGCTTCTCGCGCAGGGTCTGCCGCTTGTCGTACTCCTTCTTGCCCTTGGCCAGCGCGATCTCGACCTTCGCCCGGCCGTCCTTGAAGTACAGCTGGAGCGGGATGATCGTGTGCCCCGACTCCTGCGTCTTGTGGATCAGCTTCGCGATCTCGGTCTTGTGCAGCAGGAGTTTGCGCTTCCTGCGTGCCGCGTGGTTCGTCCAGGTTCCCTGCGTGTACTCGGGGATGTGGACGTTGTGCAGCCACGCCTCACCGCCGTCCAGCTGCGCGAAGCCGTCCACCAGCGAGGCACGGCCCATGCGCAGCGACTTGACCTCGGTGCCGGTCAGCACCAGGCCCGCCTCGAAGGTGTCCAGGATGAGGTAATCGTGGCGCGCCTTCTTGTTCTGCGCGATCAGCTTGTGACCAGTCTCTTTCGCCATAGCGCGGCCATTCTCGCACTAGGAGGGGGGTCTGAGGCCACTCAATACTTCCCTGGCCTCCGCGACCGCCTTGTCGGAGGCTCCCGAGGGGGCCGATCCGCCGCTCACCGTGAGATCCGGCTCGATGCCCCGGCCGTCCACGTTCCGCCCGTCGGGCAGGCTGTAATGGCCGACGGTCAGCTCGGCGACCGACCCGTCCGGCAGTTCGCTGGGCATCTGCACCGCGCCCTTGCCGAAGGTCCGCGACCCCACCACGACCGCCCGGCCGCGGTCCTGCAGCGCGCCCGCGAGCAGCTCCGCGGCGCTCATGGTGCCCCCGTCGACCACGGCCACCAGCGGGGTGTCGGTGTCGCCGCCGTCGCTGGCGTAGAGGGCGCGCTGCCGGCCGTGCACGTCATAGGTGGCGACCAGGCCGCCGTCGAGGAAGACCGAGGAGACCGTGACGGCCTCGGTGACCAGACCCCCGGAATTGCCGCGCAGATCGAGCAGCACGCCCCGGCTCCCGGAGCGCACCGCGGCACGTACCGCGGCACGTACCTGGCCGCCGACGCCCTTGGTGAACGCCTCGATCTTGATGGAGGTGACGTCCCCGTCCAGTTTCCCGACGGTGACGGCCTCGGTGGCCAGCACCGCGCGACGCAGCGTGATGTCGCGGTTACCGCCGGCGTGGTCCAGGCCGAGCCGGACGACGGACCCCGCGGCGTTGTCGCCGCGCAGCTCCGCCACGACCTCGGTGACCGGCTTGCCGTCCGCCCGCACCCCGTCGATCGACTGGAGCCGGTCGCCGACCTGCACCCGCGCGAGCGCCGCGGGGCTGCCGTCCTGCACCCGGGCCACCTGGATCCAGCCACTGCCGGTGCGCCGCACCCAGAGCCCGACGCCCACGTACCGGCCGTTCAGGGCCTGTTGCAGGCCCGCGTACTCCTGGGCGGTGTAGAACGAGGACCAGCGGTCGCCACTGCGGCTGACCAGCTCTTCGGCGGCCTCCGGGCCGACCTTGCCCTCGTCGATCGCCTTGGCGATCGCGTCGGAGTCGGCGACGTTGCCCGCCGGGATCCTGCTCTGCGCGGCCGACGCGGACCGGGCCGGAACCACCAGGGTGCCGGCCGCCGCGCCGGTGGCCAGCACCGCCCCGAAAACGATCGTCAGGGCGACCCCGCGGCGTGAGCCGCGGGGCGTCCCGAACATCAACCGGCCGGACATGGCGGGAAGTCTAGGCCAGAAACGGGCGCCATACGGAGAGTTGACCGCAGACCACCCGAAGCGGCACTCAGACCTTGAGGTATTTACGCAGCGTGACGAGGGCGGCGAGGGCCGGCATCAGCATGCTGACCACGAGCACCAGCGGCAGCACCTTGATGACATCGCCCCAGCCGAGGAAGTTCACCAGCGGGATCTTGTCCTGCAGCTTCAGCCCGTGGTCGATCAGGAAGTACCGGCCGGTCATGAGCATGCCGCAGGCCACGCCGCCGCCGACCAGGCCGGCGAAGGCCGCCTCGGCGATGAACGGCATCTGGATGTAGAAGCCGGACGCGCCCACCAAGCGCATGATCCCGGTCTCGCGCCGTCGGCTGAACGCCGAGACGCGCACGGTGTTGACGATCAGCAGCATCGCCACGATCACCATGAAGACCATGGTCCCGAAGGCCACCGCCGTCATGCCGCCGAGCAGGTCGAAGAGGTTCTTCAGCAGCTTGCGCTGGTCCTGCACCTCCTGGACGCCCGGCCGGCCGGCGAAGGCGCTGGAGACGACCTGCACCTTCGTCGGGTCCTTGAGCTTGACGCGGTACGACTCCTGCAACTGGTCAGGAGAGAGGGACCCGGCGACCGGCGAGTCCTTGAACTGCTCCTGGTAGTGCTTGTACGCCTCCTGTGAGGACTCGTAGAAGACGGTCTCGACGACCGGGAGCTTCTCCAGGTCCGCCTTGATCGCCTTCTTCTGCTCGTCCGTCACGGCGCCCTTGGAGCACGAGGGGGTGCTCTTCACATCCGCCTTGTTGCACAGGAAGATGGACACCTGGACCTTGTCGTACCAGTACCCCTTCATGGCGTCGACCTGCTGGCTGGCGAGCCAGGATCCGCCGGCGAGGGCGAGCGAGAGCGCGACGGAGATGATCACCGCGAAGGTCATGGTGAGATTGCGCCGGAGACCGACGCCGATCTCCGACAGGACGAACTGGGCGCGCATGATGTCCTTTCAGGGGGCTGGTGGCTATGACTACGGAGCAGAACCCGGTTCGGTTCAGTGCTGGTAGCCGTAGACACCGCGCGACTGGTCGCGCACCAGTCGCCCCTTCTCGAGCTCGATGACGCGCTTGCGCATCTGGTCGACGATGTTCTGGTCGTGGGTGGCCATCACCACGGTGGTTCCGGTGCGGTTGATGCGGTCCAGGAGCCGCATGATGCCGACCGAGGTCTGCGGGTCGAGGTTTCCCGTCGGTTCGTCCGCGATCAGCAGCATCGGCCGGTTGACGAACGCGCGGGCGATGGCCACACGCTGCTGCTCACCACCCGACAGCTCACCCGGCATGCGGTCCTCCTTGCCGGCCAGGCCGACCAGGTCCAGCACTTCGGGAACGGTCTTGCGGATCGTCCCGCGCGGCTTGCCGATCACTTCCAGCGCGAACGCCACGTTCTCCGCGACGGTCTTGTTCGGAAGCAGCCGGAAGTCCTGGAA from the Streptomyces sp. RKAG293 genome contains:
- the smpB gene encoding SsrA-binding protein SmpB; its protein translation is MAKETGHKLIAQNKKARHDYLILDTFEAGLVLTGTEVKSLRMGRASLVDGFAQLDGGEAWLHNVHIPEYTQGTWTNHAARRKRKLLLHKTEIAKLIHKTQESGHTIIPLQLYFKDGRAKVEIALAKGKKEYDKRQTLREKQDTRESNRAISAVRRRQRA
- the ftsE gene encoding cell division ATP-binding protein FtsE, with translation MIRFDSVTKTYPKQNRPALRDVSLEIEKGEFVFLVGSSGSGKSTFLRLILREERTDTGMVHVLGKDLARLSNWKVPQMRRQLGTVFQDFRLLPNKTVAENVAFALEVIGKPRGTIRKTVPEVLDLVGLAGKEDRMPGELSGGEQQRVAIARAFVNRPMLLIADEPTGNLDPQTSVGIMRLLDRINRTGTTVVMATHDQNIVDQMRKRVIELEKGRLVRDQSRGVYGYQH
- a CDS encoding S41 family peptidase, whose product is MSGRLMFGTPRGSRRGVALTIVFGAVLATGAAAGTLVVPARSASAAQSRIPAGNVADSDAIAKAIDEGKVGPEAAEELVSRSGDRWSSFYTAQEYAGLQQALNGRYVGVGLWVRRTGSGWIQVARVQDGSPAALARVQVGDRLQSIDGVRADGKPVTEVVAELRGDNAAGSVVRLGLDHAGGNRDITLRRAVLATEAVTVGKLDGDVTSIKIEAFTKGVGGQVRAAVRAAVRSGSRGVLLDLRGNSGGLVTEAVTVSSVFLDGGLVATYDVHGRQRALYASDGGDTDTPLVAVVDGGTMSAAELLAGALQDRGRAVVVGSRTFGKGAVQMPSELPDGSVAELTVGHYSLPDGRNVDGRGIEPDLTVSGGSAPSGASDKAVAEAREVLSGLRPPS
- a CDS encoding MFS transporter, whose product is MHRPAPPPLLLMATGGTLIAADRTVNQPDAGRPPRRPLPPRHVRTPRPPGRFGAYRRIFAAPGATAFTVGSLLSRAPMGMFGVSLIIMIATTRGSYALAGAVAAAGMAATAVLAPVVARLTDRYGQAGIAVPATVWSVAACLVLLLCVRYDAPSWTLFATYIARSTSPNTGGMARARWAHLYRDDPAARHVANSFEQVADELCFMLGPVLAAFLCTALFPEAGMLVANVLLLAGVLLFTAQRGTEPPAPGRSAARSGSLLRIPGLPALLAVFFCTGVIFGALEVTTIAFADARGHASAAGAVLALQAAGSGAAGLLYGLSRPTGPATTRFAASVAAMAALMTLPLLAGGLPALACCLFLAGCATAPTMVNGMTLVQSLAPPARLNEGMTLAVTGILAGISAGAALAGTAAERLPPGTGFWLPAAAGAPAAVLALRVRKGTTGTRT
- a CDS encoding LysR family transcriptional regulator, which produces MPHDLEPRLLRAFTAVAEELHFSRAAAALHVAQQALSRDIRRLERELGAELFVRTTRRVELTSDGERLLPHARRVLAAHDELAAAFAAADRPLLVDVSAPVSTGRRVLDEARATAPGSELIARFHSGLTGAAADILAGRLDVSFGRVAGLAPAALSRLEHRPVRYEPMAVVLSREHPLARLERIPLDALAGETLYAGAGNPTTAEWTDLAERLFAGRGIAVAAPFPQIEGEAEFIRLVAKHRWPVLATTEFVDMPGAVLRPLVEPVPLALVSMVWRRGLRHPGLTALHEAVTTLAAAGRWLHRPAGSWLPDPDARLAALPESGDVRPAAQLHPDDGRLTVPPGAG
- the ftsX gene encoding permease-like cell division protein FtsX — translated: MRAQFVLSEIGVGLRRNLTMTFAVIISVALSLALAGGSWLASQQVDAMKGYWYDKVQVSIFLCNKADVKSTPSCSKGAVTDEQKKAIKADLEKLPVVETVFYESSQEAYKHYQEQFKDSPVAGSLSPDQLQESYRVKLKDPTKVQVVSSAFAGRPGVQEVQDQRKLLKNLFDLLGGMTAVAFGTMVFMVIVAMLLIVNTVRVSAFSRRRETGIMRLVGASGFYIQMPFIAEAAFAGLVGGGVACGMLMTGRYFLIDHGLKLQDKIPLVNFLGWGDVIKVLPLVLVVSMLMPALAALVTLRKYLKV